The window ATGCTAAGTATGGTATATATTCAAGGTTCATTAGGGGATGCAGAATGTCCCGATGATAAATAAAAACTAACAAGATTAAATTTTAAAATAACTAGGAGGTAAATGATTATGGATTTAATGTTAGCAAAAACTATAGTATTAGCAGCATCAGCAATAGGAGCAGGATGTGGAATGATCGCAGGTATAGGACCAGGAGTTGGACAAGGATACGCAGCTGGTAAAGCAGTTGAGGCAGTAGCTAGACAACCAGAAGCTAAAGGAGATATCATTTCTACAATGGTACTTGGACAAGCAGTATCTGAGTCAACAGGTATCTATTCATTAGTAATTGCACTAATCTTATTATATGCTAACCCATTCGTAGGAATGTTAGGATAATTTTTTTGTAAAATACATCAAATACTTTTAGGAAGGAGGTAGAAGACTTGGCACCAACAAATATGCCTGCAGTATCGATAGATATTAACATGTTTTGGCAAATAATAAACTTCTTCATTTTAGTGTTTATATTTAATAAATACTTTAAAGCTCCATTAATGAAGTTAATGGATACAAGAAAAGAGAAGATTGCAGCTGAATTCTCAGAAGCTCAAAAGAATAATGAGGATGCTGCATTAAAAAATAAAGAAGCTCAAAAAATATTAAAAGATGCTAAAGATGAAGCTACAAAAATAGTTCAATTAGCAGAGAAAAAAGCTGATGAAAGAAAAGAAATAATCATTTCTGAAGCAACAGTACAAAGAGACAAAATGCTTAAATCAGCAGAGCTAGAAATTCAAAAGATGAAACATGCAGCTAAGAAAGAGCTTGAGGTTGAAATGAACCAATTAGCAGTAACATTAGCTGAGAAGATAATAAAAGAGAATTTAAACTCTGATTTAGAAGCTGCCCTAGCTGACAAATTTATAGATGAGGTAGGGGGAGTAAAATGATAGGAAACCAAATTGGTAAAAGATATGCAGAAGCAATATATGAAGTTGCTGCGCAAAGAAATGAAGTTAAATCAATATATGACGTTTTAAACTCTACAATGGAGCTTTATAAAACAGATGTTGACTTTAGAAACTTTATAACTCATCCTCTAATTAAAGAGAGTGAAAAAAAAGAAACTTTAAAGAAAATTTTCTCAGATTCTAATGATGGAATAGAAATTCTTTTTTATATTTTAGAAAAAGGAAGAATTGCACAAATTAGAGAGATCGTAGCAGAATATGTTAAGTTAGATTATGCAAAAAATCAGATTTTAGATGTGGAAGCTACATTTGCTGTTGCACTAAGTGAAGAGCAAAAAGAGAAACTTTCTAAAAATCTTGAAAAGAAAACAGGTAAAAAGATAAAGCTAGTAGTTAATGTAGATAAATCTCTAATAGGTGGAGGAATTATCAAAATAGGTGATGAGGTAACGGATGGAAGTATCCGTAGACAATTAGAAACTCTAACACAGAAATAAAAAACTACTTGTAAAATTAGGAGGTGTAATCAGTTGAAAATCAGACCAGAAGAAGTAAGTAATATAATCAAAACTGAGATCGAGAATTACAAAAAGAGTCTTGATGTCAAAACTTCAGGTTCTGTATTAGAAGTAGGAGACGGTATCGCTAGAATCTACGGATTAAGCAGTGCAAAAGCGGGAGAGCTTTTAGAGTTTCCTAACGGAATAACAGGAATGGTTCTAAACCTAGAAGAGGATAACGTTGGAGCAGTTATACTAGGGGACTATACAAAGATTAAAGAGGGAGACGAGGTTAAGGCTACAGGAAGAATTGCCTCAGTTCCAGCTGGAGAATCTTTATTAGGAAGAGTAGTTAACGCTTTAGGAGAGCCAATTGATGGAAAAGGTGAAATCAAGTTTGAGAAATACATGGAGATAGAAAGAAAAGCTTCTGGTATTATCTCAAGAAAACCAGTATCTGAGCCTTTACAAACAGGAATCAAGTCAATAGACGGAATGGTACCTATTGGTAGAGGACAAAGAGAGCTTATTATCGGAGATAGACAAACTGGTAAAACAGCAGTTGCTATTGACGCAATATTAAATCAAAAAAATACAGGAGTAAAATGTATCTATGTTGCAATTGGACAAAAGAGATCAACAGTTGCACAGATCGTTAAGAGATTAGAAGATGCAGGAGCTATGGAATATACAATAGTTGTTGCTGCAACAGCTTCTGAGTCAGCTCCTTTACAATATTTAGCACCATACTCAGGTGTATCTATGGGAGAATACTTCATGGATAAAGGAGAAGCAGTTTTAATAGTATATGATGATTTATCTAAGCATGCGGTAGCATATAGAGAAATGTCTCTATTATTAAAAAGACCACCTGGAAGAGAAGCTTATCCAGGAGACGTATTCTATCTTCACTCAAGATTACTTGAGAGAGCTGCAAAGTTATCTGATGAATTAGGTGGAGGATCAATAACTGCTCTACCAATAATCGAGACTCAAGCAGGAGACGTATCAGCGTATATCCCAACAAATGTTATTTCGATAACAGATGGACAGATATTCCTTGATGCACAACTATTCAACTCTGGATTTAGACCAGCAATCAATGCCGGAATATCTGTATCAAGAGTTGGAGGATCTGCACAAATTAAAGCTATGAAACAAGTTGCTGCTAAAGTTAAGTTAGAATTAGCTCAATATACTGAGTTATTAACATTTGCACAATTTGGATCAGATTTAGATAAAGCTACAAAAGCTCAACTAGAAAGAGGACATAGAATTATGGAAGTTTTAAAACAGCCACAATATAGTCCTTACCCAGTTGAAGAGCAAGTTGTATCATTCTATACTGTAATCAATGGATTCTTAGATGATATTGCTATTGCAGATGTAAGAAGATTTGAAAAAGAGTTAATTACTGAAATGAGAAATACAACAACTATTTTAGATGAAATCGTTGAGAAAAAGAGCTTAGATAAGGAGCTTGAAGCTAAAATAGTAGAAGCTATATTAGCATTTAAAAAGAATTTTAATTAAAGAGAGGTGGGAAAATGGCTGGAACTAGAGAGATAAAAAACAGAATAAAAAGTGTTCAGTCTACTCACCAAATTACAAAGGCCATGGAAATAGTTTCCACTACTAAATTTAAAAAGTTTTCAACAATAGTAGCTCAATCAAAACCTTATTCAGAAAGTATAGCTAAAATATTACAAAATATTGCAGCAGGTGTTAAAAGTGAAAAACACCCACTTTTTGATGGAAGAGATGATGTAAAAAAAGTAGGAGTTATTGTTATGTGTTCTGATAGAGGACTAGCAGGAAGTTTTAACAGTAACACTCTTAAAGCATTAGAGAGATTAATTGCTGAAAATAGTGGAAAAGAGGTCTCTGTAATCGCAGTTGGAAAGAAAGCTAAAGAATACTGTGCTAAGAGAAATTACGATGTAAAAGCTGAATATATACAACTTATCCCTGAAACTATGTATGACAAAGCGAAAGAGATTAGTGAAAATATTGTTGAATATTACTATAATCACATTTTTGATGAGGTATATGTAATATATAATAAATTTATATCAGCTTTAGTAAGTGATCTAACAGTAAGTAAATTAATTCCTATAGAAAGAGCTGAGGGAAGTGAGAATAAAGCTTATATATTTGAGCCTTCTCCAGAAGAGATTTTATCATCTCTATTACCAAAGTATCTAAATATAGAATTATATAAAGCTTTACTAGATAATACTGCAAGTGAGCATTCTGCGAGAAAAAATGCAATGAAAAGTGCAACGGATAACGCTGAAGATATGATAAAGGGATTAACTTTAGAGTATAATAGAAGAAGACAAGCATCAATAACTCAAGAAATATCAGAGATTGTTGGTGGAGCAGCAGCGTTAAATTAAGAATAATGAGGAGGCAATAGTGGAAAACAAAGGTACCCTTACCCAAATAATAGGTCCTGTTGTAGACGTTATGTTCAATGATAGATTGCCTGAAATTTACAACGCTTTAAAAGTAAAAGGTGAAGATGGAAAAGAGTTAGTTCTTGAGGTTCAACAACACCTAGGAAATAACGTTGTAAGAACAGTA of the Cetobacterium sp. NK01 genome contains:
- the atpE gene encoding ATP synthase F0 subunit C, giving the protein MDLMLAKTIVLAASAIGAGCGMIAGIGPGVGQGYAAGKAVEAVARQPEAKGDIISTMVLGQAVSESTGIYSLVIALILLYANPFVGMLG
- the atpF gene encoding F0F1 ATP synthase subunit B; the encoded protein is MAPTNMPAVSIDINMFWQIINFFILVFIFNKYFKAPLMKLMDTRKEKIAAEFSEAQKNNEDAALKNKEAQKILKDAKDEATKIVQLAEKKADERKEIIISEATVQRDKMLKSAELEIQKMKHAAKKELEVEMNQLAVTLAEKIIKENLNSDLEAALADKFIDEVGGVK
- the atpH gene encoding ATP synthase F1 subunit delta, which gives rise to MIGNQIGKRYAEAIYEVAAQRNEVKSIYDVLNSTMELYKTDVDFRNFITHPLIKESEKKETLKKIFSDSNDGIEILFYILEKGRIAQIREIVAEYVKLDYAKNQILDVEATFAVALSEEQKEKLSKNLEKKTGKKIKLVVNVDKSLIGGGIIKIGDEVTDGSIRRQLETLTQK
- the atpA gene encoding F0F1 ATP synthase subunit alpha encodes the protein MKIRPEEVSNIIKTEIENYKKSLDVKTSGSVLEVGDGIARIYGLSSAKAGELLEFPNGITGMVLNLEEDNVGAVILGDYTKIKEGDEVKATGRIASVPAGESLLGRVVNALGEPIDGKGEIKFEKYMEIERKASGIISRKPVSEPLQTGIKSIDGMVPIGRGQRELIIGDRQTGKTAVAIDAILNQKNTGVKCIYVAIGQKRSTVAQIVKRLEDAGAMEYTIVVAATASESAPLQYLAPYSGVSMGEYFMDKGEAVLIVYDDLSKHAVAYREMSLLLKRPPGREAYPGDVFYLHSRLLERAAKLSDELGGGSITALPIIETQAGDVSAYIPTNVISITDGQIFLDAQLFNSGFRPAINAGISVSRVGGSAQIKAMKQVAAKVKLELAQYTELLTFAQFGSDLDKATKAQLERGHRIMEVLKQPQYSPYPVEEQVVSFYTVINGFLDDIAIADVRRFEKELITEMRNTTTILDEIVEKKSLDKELEAKIVEAILAFKKNFN
- the atpG gene encoding ATP synthase F1 subunit gamma, giving the protein MAGTREIKNRIKSVQSTHQITKAMEIVSTTKFKKFSTIVAQSKPYSESIAKILQNIAAGVKSEKHPLFDGRDDVKKVGVIVMCSDRGLAGSFNSNTLKALERLIAENSGKEVSVIAVGKKAKEYCAKRNYDVKAEYIQLIPETMYDKAKEISENIVEYYYNHIFDEVYVIYNKFISALVSDLTVSKLIPIERAEGSENKAYIFEPSPEEILSSLLPKYLNIELYKALLDNTASEHSARKNAMKSATDNAEDMIKGLTLEYNRRRQASITQEISEIVGGAAALN